The Aliiroseovarius sediminilitoris region TTCATCATTGCATAGAGAAATGTTGCGGACCAGGCGATCAGCAGAAGACCTATGAGCGCTTCAACGCCGGTTAGAAAACGCAAATGCTCGGTGGGGAATATGTCGCCTATTCCGAGGGAAGTATAGGTTATCGCCGAAAAATAGTAGTAATCGAGCAGTGTCACGATGGGTTCACCCGCAAACGCACCCAGGTTCAACCACCGTTCGGCCAAAGCATAAGCGACTGCGAAGATTCCGATTTCCAGCATGTGTATGGAAAACAGCAGGATCAATACCGCAAGAACGCGGGTCGAGGAGTGCAACGGTATCTTGGCCATCCCGCCACTACACCACCTCAGAGCGATGAGATGCATCACGGCCGTCAAAAGAAATGCCGATACGGAAAGAGCAATAGACAGAAGCAATGTTGCCTTCCTTTCGTTTCATTCGTGGCCACTATAAACGCCATGCGCGGCCCATACATCCCTGTCGCTGTCTGTGTTCGAACTCTGATATCTGGCAAACACCATAGGGCCGAATGGTTGACGGATTTCGGTTCTACGCATTTTGTGCGTCCTGTTCTCTTCAGAAATCGTAGCACTTTTGGCGAGCATTCGAAGGCCGGAGTGATGGCATGGAAATGGATATTGGATCGGCGCAAAGCACAACAGCTGTTGCGCCGATCTGGATCTGGTATCCAGCGAAGGCGACCTCGCTTATAGTGGCCGTGTCGTGTGCGCCGCGTGTGCCATGAGTCGTCTAAAATGGAAAAATCTGGCGATGTTGGAGCGTATTCCTGCGCATAAACTTTGCCCTGCAACAGTTTGAAGATACAAGAGTAATGCTGCCAAGAAAACACGCCAGACTTTCTATTGCTCCGATGATGG contains the following coding sequences:
- a CDS encoding potassium channel family protein, which codes for MILLFSIHMLEIGIFAVAYALAERWLNLGAFAGEPIVTLLDYYYFSAITYTSLGIGDIFPTEHLRFLTGVEALIGLLLIAWSATFLYAMMNRLWVWQPCARPDGPPQDMSGQPPAAQGPKDIIDEDDGKV